A single genomic interval of Coccidioides posadasii str. Silveira chromosome 1, complete sequence harbors:
- a CDS encoding uncharacterized protein (CAZy:AA7~SECRETED:SignalP(1-21)~EggNog:ENOG410PKB3~COG:C) codes for MISSTLIATVACGAFASLVRAAPPQECCSILSKALPKNVFASGSSTWEFENKDYWSSTAVLDPNCVFLPDTTARVSEAVTLLGENECKFAVKGAGHSAIPGAANIHDGIMMSLAWLNSSDVHLEDNYIRVGAGQPLGNVFEALDPHNVGAVIGRFSKVGLGMGVGAGVSFFSNREGLMIDNILNYEVVIASGEVVNASATSNPDLFWALKGGNNNFGVVTHYDLSIFKTTGLYGGQVTYPETSLDQLADVIYDYHVHQAVDDVNTHALPQYAFDGNANETSATILVAYNDAVDELPEIMQPWLKVPHSKSTLKRRTYGDLATELNDGFPNGLVQEQRVFTVYADEQFYKDVWFKYRQWLQKYKDVPGFFGSHAKMPITPRQIEEGVKKGGNALGLEKGPQDKTLGIIYFGVTFNNPEDAPDVFPAHKEFVESMIEFAKSRKVLHPLIMLTFSAYDQPAIASYGDENVAKLHEVAKKYDPKGVFQRLVPGGQKLPAQ; via the exons ATGATTTCTTCTACTCTTATCGCCACTGTCGCTTGTGGCGCCTTCGCTTCTCTTGTGAGAGCGGCACCACCCCAAGAATGT TGTTCGATCCTCTCCAAAGCGCTTCCAAAGAATGTCTTCGCTAGTGGATCTTCAACTTGGGAATTTGAAAATAAGGACTACTGGT CCTCGACTGCAGTTTTGGATCCAAACTGTGTCTTTCTCCCAGACACAACAGCCCGTGTTTCTGAGGCAGTCACCCTCCTCGGGGAAAACGAATGCAAGTTTGCCGTCAAAGGGGCCGGACATAGCGCCATCCCAGGAGCTGCTAATATCCATGATGGCATCATGATGTCGTTAGCTTGGTTGAATTCGTCAGACGTTCACCTTGAAGATAATTACATCCGTGTTGGAGCCGGGCAGCCACTTGGTAATGTTTTTGAGGCACTGGATCCTCACAATGTCGGAGCTGTCATCGGAAGGTTCTCCAAAGTTGGCTTGGGGATGGGGGTCGGTGCTGGTGtctcattcttctcaaaCCGTGAGGGTCTGATGATTGACAACATTTTGAACTATGAGGTTGTTATTGCCAGTGGTGAAGTTGTTAACGCAAGTGCAACTAGCAACCCTGACCTCTTTTGGGCGCTCAAGGGCGGCAATAACAACTTTGGCGTCGTTACACATTATGACTTGTCTATATTCAAGACCACTGGTCTCTACGGCGGCCAAGTTACCTACCCTGAAACATCCCTCGACCAGCTTGCTGATGTTATCTACGACTACCATGTTCATCAGGCGGTGGACGATGTCAACACGCACGCCCTTCCTCAATATGCTTTCGATGGCAACGCCAATGAGACCTCTGCCACGATCCTGGTTGCGTATAACGATGCGGTAGACGAGCTCCCAGAGATCATGCAGCCATGGCTCAAAGTTCCACATTCAAAGAGCACTCTCAAGAGAAGAACCTACGGTGATCTAGCTACTGAGCTTAACGACGGATTTCCAAATGGACTTGT CCAGGAGCAGCGAGTGTTCACAGTATACGCTGATGAGCAATTTTACAAGGATGTCTGGTTCAAATATCGTCAGTGGCTCCaaaagtataaagatgtgCCTGGATTTTTCGGAAGCCATGCGAAGATGCCAATCACTCCCCGACAAATCGAAGAAGGAGTAAAGAAGGGTGGAAATGCGCTCGGCTTGGAAAAGGGCCCGCAGGATAAAACGTTGGGAA TCATCTACTTCGGTGTGACGTTTAACAATCCTGAGGACGCCCCCGATGTTTTCCCTGCGCACAAAGAATTCGTCGAGTCGATGATTGAGTTTGCTAAAAGCCGCAAAGTGCTTCATCCACTTAT CATGCTTACATTCTCCGCATATGACCAGCCAGCTATTGCCAGCTATGGAGATGAGAACGTGGCGAAACTGCATGAGGTAGCAAAGAAATATGACCCCAAAGGTGTCTTTCAACGTCTTGTTCCCGGGGGCCAGAAACTACCTGCTCAGTAG